The Burkholderia cepacia ATCC 25416 genome includes a window with the following:
- a CDS encoding aldehyde dehydrogenase family protein: protein MSTAELSPSAATFVLPAARIAGQSVHTHSDKAGAPIFNASTGDAIGWQEFATAAHVDAAVRAARDAFAGWRDTPPAERGRMLATIAERVEASRDRLAALQMQVSGKPPFEAEADVGDVAATFAYYAKLCEDPALFAAEPVALPSDAVTAERFYDAVGVAALVMPWNFPMVTTAWKLAPALAAGCAVVLKPSELTSPTEHALLEIVEQAGLPAGVVNVVNGGAEVGAALTAHPLIDKISFTGSTAAGRKVMQAAAVDMKRVTLELGGKSSLIVRDDADLDVAVSLAVAGAFTNAGQMCSATARILVHDSVYRSFMAAFETAVRALVVAPPAAEQVAMGPLISAAQRTRVEAMLQHGIEAGARVAFSGRVTDAGGAGFFMAPVVIAEPAADNPLWTDEVFGPVACVKSFRTDDEAIALANDTRYGLVATVVTRDAGIAKQFQQRVRAGLVWINAPQLIYPHVCWGGFGLSGIGRELGVAGLRSYQELRHAMRAID, encoded by the coding sequence ATGTCTACCGCCGAGCTTTCCCCTTCCGCCGCGACGTTCGTGCTGCCCGCCGCGCGCATCGCCGGGCAGTCCGTCCACACGCATTCCGACAAGGCGGGCGCACCGATCTTCAACGCGTCGACCGGCGACGCGATCGGCTGGCAGGAATTCGCGACGGCCGCGCACGTCGACGCCGCGGTGCGTGCCGCGCGCGACGCATTCGCCGGCTGGCGCGACACGCCGCCGGCCGAACGCGGCCGGATGCTCGCGACGATCGCCGAGCGCGTCGAGGCATCGCGCGACCGCCTGGCGGCGCTGCAGATGCAGGTGAGCGGCAAGCCGCCGTTCGAGGCCGAGGCCGATGTCGGCGACGTCGCCGCCACGTTCGCGTACTACGCGAAGCTGTGCGAAGACCCGGCACTGTTCGCGGCCGAACCGGTCGCGCTGCCGAGCGACGCCGTCACGGCCGAACGCTTTTACGACGCGGTCGGCGTCGCGGCGCTCGTCATGCCGTGGAACTTCCCGATGGTCACGACCGCGTGGAAGCTCGCGCCCGCGCTCGCGGCCGGCTGCGCGGTCGTGCTGAAGCCGTCCGAACTCACGTCGCCGACCGAGCACGCGCTGCTCGAGATCGTCGAGCAAGCGGGGCTGCCGGCCGGCGTCGTCAACGTCGTGAACGGCGGCGCCGAGGTCGGCGCGGCGCTGACCGCGCATCCGCTGATCGACAAGATTTCGTTTACCGGCAGCACGGCGGCCGGCCGCAAGGTCATGCAGGCCGCGGCCGTCGACATGAAGCGCGTGACGCTCGAACTCGGCGGCAAGTCGTCGCTGATCGTGCGCGACGACGCCGATCTCGACGTCGCGGTGTCGCTCGCGGTTGCGGGCGCGTTCACGAACGCGGGCCAGATGTGCTCGGCCACCGCGCGCATCCTCGTGCACGACAGCGTGTACCGCAGCTTCATGGCCGCGTTCGAGACGGCCGTGCGTGCGCTCGTCGTCGCGCCGCCCGCCGCGGAACAGGTCGCGATGGGGCCGCTGATCTCGGCCGCGCAACGCACGCGCGTCGAAGCGATGCTCCAGCACGGTATCGAGGCGGGCGCACGCGTCGCCTTCAGCGGCCGGGTGACGGATGCCGGCGGTGCGGGCTTCTTCATGGCGCCCGTCGTGATCGCCGAGCCCGCCGCCGACAACCCGCTGTGGACCGACGAAGTATTCGGCCCCGTCGCGTGCGTGAAATCGTTCCGCACCGACGACGAAGCGATTGCGCTCGCGAACGACACGCGCTACGGGCTCGTCGCGACCGTCGTGACGCGCGATGCCGGCATCGCGAAGCAGTTCCAGCAGCGCGTGCGCGCGGGGCTCGTGTGGATCAACGCACCGCAGCTGATCTATCCGCACGTGTGCTGGGGCGGGTTCGGGCTCAGCGGAATCGGCCGCGAACTCGGCGTCGCGGGGCTGCGCAGCTATCAGGAACTGCGCCACGCGATGCGCGCGATCGACTGA
- a CDS encoding DeoR/GlpR family DNA-binding transcription regulator has protein sequence MWQEERYQRIRLLLSKMQRVSTDRIMADLNVSRETVRRDLVDLEALGELKRVHGGAVQVGDEAPIAERAQTHVKAKLAIARAAARLVTGSQTLFIDAGTTTTLLAEELAKLSGLTIVTNSIDVALKMRSSDPGQARNETILLGGMIGTRAAATVGDGTVAEIFRYRADLALLSPVGVDAVRGATNYDRMETEVARAMVSNAADVAILADFSKLGTNSRISFCEPARIGALVTDAKAESVDSFKSLKKVIKNIVLS, from the coding sequence ATGTGGCAAGAAGAGCGATACCAGAGGATCCGGCTTCTGTTATCGAAGATGCAGCGGGTTTCCACCGACCGGATCATGGCCGACCTGAACGTGTCGCGGGAAACCGTGCGTCGCGATCTCGTCGATCTCGAAGCGCTCGGTGAGCTGAAGCGCGTGCACGGCGGCGCGGTGCAGGTGGGCGACGAAGCGCCGATCGCCGAACGCGCGCAGACCCACGTGAAGGCGAAGCTGGCGATCGCGCGCGCGGCGGCCAGGCTGGTCACGGGCTCGCAGACGCTGTTCATCGACGCGGGCACGACCACGACACTGCTGGCCGAGGAACTGGCGAAGCTGTCGGGCCTCACGATCGTCACGAACTCGATCGACGTCGCGCTGAAAATGCGGTCGAGCGACCCGGGGCAGGCGAGGAACGAGACGATCCTGCTCGGCGGGATGATCGGCACCCGTGCGGCCGCGACCGTCGGCGACGGCACGGTCGCCGAGATCTTCCGCTATCGCGCCGACCTCGCGCTGCTGTCGCCGGTCGGGGTCGATGCCGTGCGCGGCGCGACCAATTACGACCGGATGGAAACCGAAGTGGCGCGCGCGATGGTGAGCAACGCGGCGGACGTCGCGATCCTGGCCGATTTCAGCAAGCTCGGCACGAACAGCCGGATCAGCTTCTGCGAGCCGGCGCGGATCGGCGCACTGGTGACGGACGCGAAGGCGGAATCGGTCGACAGCTTCAAGAGCCTGAAGAAGGTCATCAAGAACATCGTGCTGTCGTAG
- a CDS encoding cupin domain-containing protein — MTKLIKDILPLGAGIGEFTKLDFGMDESDWRAAEGKSGNYLIGWWEGKVGSVEFPETAADEAVWLVEGRIALTDVEGNRKEFTPGQGYLLPAGFAGRWETIEDAKKFYVLLEKS, encoded by the coding sequence ATGACCAAACTGATCAAGGACATCCTGCCGCTCGGCGCAGGCATCGGCGAATTCACGAAGCTCGACTTCGGGATGGACGAAAGCGACTGGCGCGCGGCGGAAGGCAAGAGCGGCAACTACCTCATCGGCTGGTGGGAAGGCAAGGTCGGCTCGGTGGAGTTTCCGGAAACCGCGGCCGACGAAGCGGTGTGGCTCGTCGAGGGCCGGATCGCGCTGACCGACGTCGAAGGCAACCGCAAGGAATTCACGCCGGGCCAGGGCTACCTGCTGCCGGCCGGCTTCGCGGGCCGCTGGGAGACGATCGAGGACGCGAAGAAGTTCTACGTGCTGCTCGAGAAGTCGTGA
- a CDS encoding patatin-like phospholipase family protein: MTSDPTSSTAFVFAGGGSLGAIEVGMLRELVASGERPDCVVGASAGAINAAYFAGRPDADGVAMLAALWCRIRRQDIMPFSMRSLVAMLLRNRPHLVEADALRLLLERNLPYRRIEQAALPLHIVATDVLNGQEVVLSAGPVVDAVQASAAIPGVFPSVSIGGVELVDGGVANNTPISVAVALGVKRIVVLPAGFACALRVPPRSAIAHATHALTLVIARQLVRDLELYGARAQIHVVPPLCPLDVSSYDYSQCAQLIDKAAERTRAWIDAGGLAQCAIPGQLREHDHAAELSH; the protein is encoded by the coding sequence GTGACGTCCGATCCCACTTCCTCGACCGCCTTCGTGTTCGCCGGCGGCGGCAGTCTCGGCGCGATCGAGGTCGGCATGCTCCGCGAGCTGGTCGCGAGCGGCGAACGGCCCGATTGCGTCGTCGGCGCGTCGGCGGGCGCGATCAACGCCGCCTATTTCGCCGGCCGGCCCGATGCGGACGGCGTCGCGATGCTCGCCGCGCTGTGGTGCCGGATCCGCCGCCAGGACATCATGCCGTTCTCGATGCGCAGCCTCGTCGCGATGCTGCTGCGCAACCGGCCGCATCTGGTCGAGGCCGATGCGCTGCGCCTGCTGCTGGAAAGGAACCTGCCGTACCGGCGGATCGAGCAGGCCGCGTTGCCGCTCCACATCGTCGCGACCGACGTGCTGAACGGCCAGGAAGTCGTGCTGTCCGCCGGCCCGGTCGTGGATGCCGTGCAGGCCAGCGCGGCGATTCCCGGCGTGTTTCCGTCGGTCAGCATCGGCGGCGTGGAACTCGTCGACGGCGGCGTTGCGAACAATACGCCGATCTCCGTCGCGGTCGCGCTCGGCGTCAAGCGGATCGTCGTGCTGCCGGCCGGGTTCGCGTGCGCGTTGCGCGTACCGCCGCGCAGCGCGATCGCGCATGCGACGCACGCGCTGACGCTCGTGATCGCGCGGCAACTGGTGCGCGATCTGGAGTTGTACGGGGCACGCGCGCAAATCCATGTCGTGCCGCCGCTCTGTCCGCTCGACGTGTCGTCATACGATTACTCGCAGTGTGCGCAGCTGATCGACAAGGCCGCGGAACGCACGCGTGCGTGGATCGACGCGGGCGGGCTCGCGCAGTGCGCGATTCCCGGCCAGCTTCGCGAGCACGACCATGCCGCCGAGCTGTCGCACTGA
- a CDS encoding helix-turn-helix transcriptional regulator, protein MLLNVNPFHRDNDRFNVSFKALGELIETVGTPHFVPRLTQLLNEVVPLDVAHVERSRVDGSMPTGYRCEWIGSSGIGAASADVSDVMTLYYERFLDSDPLFAGLRGKTGTMLVVRDIAAIPPGEFRQRLFDDVQIGHECVLARGTRYSQHSIALERGRDRPPFTLAEMNRFRSISDVLFPLLELHASTTAARRIAHPTPEVHPLAQFDARLAADGVKLSKREYETCKHLLSGKTVPETAEILGVRVASAESYVKRAFAKLGVRTKRELAAWGSATTAFPSSGPHDGAAPPALSRRPDPA, encoded by the coding sequence ATGCTGCTCAACGTGAACCCCTTCCACCGCGACAACGACCGCTTCAACGTGTCGTTCAAGGCGCTGGGCGAGCTGATCGAGACGGTCGGCACGCCGCACTTCGTGCCGCGCCTCACGCAATTGCTCAATGAAGTGGTGCCGCTCGACGTCGCGCACGTCGAACGCTCGCGCGTCGACGGCTCGATGCCCACCGGCTACCGATGCGAATGGATCGGCAGCAGCGGCATCGGCGCGGCGAGCGCCGACGTCTCCGACGTGATGACGCTCTACTACGAGCGTTTTCTCGACAGCGACCCGCTGTTCGCGGGGCTGCGCGGCAAGACGGGCACGATGCTCGTCGTGCGCGACATCGCGGCGATCCCGCCCGGCGAATTCCGCCAGCGGCTGTTCGACGACGTGCAGATCGGCCACGAATGCGTGCTCGCACGCGGCACGCGTTATTCGCAGCATTCGATCGCGCTGGAGCGCGGCCGCGACCGGCCGCCGTTCACGCTCGCCGAGATGAACCGCTTTCGCAGCATCAGCGACGTGCTGTTCCCGCTGCTCGAACTTCATGCGTCGACCACGGCCGCGCGGCGCATTGCGCACCCGACGCCCGAAGTCCACCCGCTCGCGCAGTTCGACGCGCGCCTCGCGGCCGACGGCGTGAAGCTGTCGAAGCGCGAATACGAAACCTGCAAGCACCTGCTTTCCGGCAAGACCGTGCCGGAAACGGCGGAGATCCTCGGCGTGCGCGTTGCGTCGGCCGAGTCGTACGTGAAGCGCGCGTTCGCGAAGCTCGGCGTGCGCACGAAGCGCGAACTCGCCGCATGGGGCTCGGCGACCACCGCGTTCCCTTCCTCCGGCCCGCACGACGGCGCCGCGCCGCCGGCCCTCTCGCGCCGGCCTGATCCGGCCTGA
- a CDS encoding molybdopterin-dependent oxidoreductase: protein MERAGTAALSAQQVQQAQHVQPAAAGSIALTGAFVRPMTVTLDDLRRHASATAEPFDLRCFTTNRFIRSVAPYRGARLKDLLDAAGLRNDTPGDFKRMVFIAHAHDGYAVTFSWHELFNTPVGEHVIVAFECGDALLSIDDGAPLLFSGADLLPAPRHVKRLAGIVARVLEV, encoded by the coding sequence ATGGAGAGGGCAGGGACGGCGGCGCTTTCGGCGCAGCAGGTGCAACAGGCGCAACACGTGCAGCCGGCGGCGGCAGGCTCGATCGCGCTGACGGGCGCATTCGTGCGGCCGATGACGGTGACGCTCGACGATCTGCGCCGGCACGCGAGCGCGACGGCCGAGCCGTTCGACCTGCGCTGCTTCACGACGAATCGCTTCATCCGCTCGGTCGCGCCGTATCGCGGCGCACGGCTGAAGGACCTGCTCGACGCGGCCGGGCTGCGCAACGACACGCCGGGCGACTTCAAGCGCATGGTGTTCATCGCGCATGCGCACGACGGCTACGCGGTCACGTTTTCCTGGCACGAACTGTTCAACACGCCGGTCGGCGAACACGTGATCGTCGCGTTCGAATGCGGCGACGCGCTGCTGTCGATCGACGACGGCGCGCCGCTGCTGTTCTCGGGCGCCGACCTCCTGCCTGCGCCGCGCCACGTGAAGCGGCTGGCCGGCATCGTCGCCCGCGTGCTCGAGGTCTGA
- the speB gene encoding agmatinase — MPRELNQPMGGNEMPRFGGIATMMRLPQAETTDGLDVCFVGVPLDLGTSNRSGSRFGPRQIRTESVLLRPYNMATRAAPFDSLQVADIGDVATNPYDLKDSVRRIEEAYDEIVANGCRPITLGGDHTIAWPILRALHKKYGKVAVVHVDAHADVNDTMFGEKIAHGTPFRRAVEDGLLQCDKVTQIGLRGTGYHADDFDWCRQQGFTVVQAEECWNQSLAPLMAQVRERVGDTPVYLSFDIDGLDPSFAPGTGTPEIGGLTVQQGLEIIRGMKGLNIVGADLVEVAPPYDPTGTTALTGANLAFEMLCVMPGVAYR, encoded by the coding sequence ATGCCCCGCGAACTCAATCAACCGATGGGCGGCAACGAGATGCCGCGCTTCGGCGGCATCGCCACGATGATGCGCCTGCCGCAAGCCGAGACGACCGACGGCCTCGACGTGTGCTTCGTCGGCGTGCCGCTCGACCTCGGCACGTCGAACCGCTCGGGCTCGCGCTTCGGCCCGCGCCAGATCCGCACCGAATCCGTGCTGCTGCGCCCGTACAACATGGCCACCCGCGCCGCACCGTTCGATTCGCTGCAGGTGGCCGACATCGGCGACGTCGCGACCAACCCGTACGACCTGAAGGACTCGGTGCGCCGCATCGAAGAGGCATACGACGAGATCGTCGCGAACGGCTGCCGGCCGATCACGCTCGGCGGCGACCACACGATCGCGTGGCCGATCCTGCGCGCGCTGCACAAGAAGTACGGCAAGGTCGCCGTCGTCCACGTCGACGCGCACGCGGACGTGAACGACACGATGTTCGGCGAGAAGATCGCGCACGGCACGCCGTTCCGCCGCGCGGTGGAGGACGGGCTGCTGCAATGCGACAAGGTCACGCAGATCGGCCTGCGCGGCACCGGCTACCACGCGGACGATTTCGACTGGTGCCGCCAGCAGGGCTTCACCGTCGTGCAGGCGGAGGAATGCTGGAACCAGTCGCTCGCGCCGCTGATGGCGCAGGTGCGCGAACGCGTCGGCGACACGCCGGTGTATCTCAGCTTCGACATCGACGGCCTCGACCCGTCGTTCGCGCCCGGCACCGGCACGCCGGAAATCGGCGGCCTCACCGTGCAGCAGGGCCTGGAAATCATCCGCGGGATGAAGGGCCTGAACATCGTCGGCGCGGATCTCGTCGAAGTCGCGCCGCCGTACGATCCGACCGGCACCACCGCGCTCACCGGCGCGAACCTCGCGTTCGAGATGCTCTGCGTGATGCCGGGCGTCGCCTACCGCTAA
- a CDS encoding winged helix-turn-helix domain-containing protein, with protein MRIQQADTIALGPGKVALLEAVHEHGSISAAARSLKMSYRRAWLLMDELNRSLKSPATVSEHGGQSGGGSVLTPVGEEIIRLYRGIEARAYAACADEIAALTKMVRR; from the coding sequence ATGCGTATCCAGCAGGCCGACACGATCGCGCTCGGCCCGGGCAAGGTCGCGCTGCTCGAAGCCGTGCACGAACACGGTTCGATTTCGGCGGCGGCGCGCAGCCTGAAGATGTCGTACCGGCGTGCGTGGCTGCTGATGGACGAGCTGAACCGCTCGCTGAAATCGCCGGCGACGGTGTCCGAGCATGGCGGGCAGAGCGGTGGCGGCAGCGTGCTCACGCCGGTCGGCGAGGAGATCATCCGCCTCTATCGCGGGATCGAGGCGCGCGCCTACGCGGCGTGTGCCGACGAAATCGCCGCGCTCACGAAAATGGTGCGGCGCTGA
- a CDS encoding DUF2325 domain-containing protein, whose translation MHVPPFRLARTADLSSPGGNLPAATGTRVDACCAPSRAQLTELKRRTRLSELDANLHCSIIGTCLTTHELRRLVPKYTDLDRQHATDLDIHHAAVELAIDGTAGAKALHKALDERYAGAIRAFDSAQDADDLLARWKDALKSGDIPPAYWALMTHPRTTMAVRQAAFGDLHMLSHLVGAANRADIRRLVALEEENAALHAKIDRQQARLQEMSAQRDAAVQERDALVARRNAQPPAAESASRDEVHELREALAARDERLALHTSRREAAEQRIAAEQASARAMRARLDDLMAMVKTLRAEASAIEQAVQASADDPAEHAADPLSILRGTRLVYVGGRPGSNRAIRRIVETAGGDVTLHDGGIEDRKGLLAAALPGAHMVVFPVDCIDHDSMNLLKRICERHHVAYYPLRTASVASFVELIGRLDAQARDVMAPDAAAGGTPRFCLRHG comes from the coding sequence ATGCACGTTCCGCCCTTTCGCCTTGCCCGCACGGCCGATCTCTCGTCGCCCGGCGGTAATCTGCCCGCGGCAACCGGCACGCGGGTCGACGCATGCTGCGCGCCGTCGCGCGCGCAACTGACCGAGCTGAAGCGCCGCACGCGCCTGTCGGAGCTCGACGCGAACCTGCACTGCTCGATCATCGGCACCTGCCTGACCACGCACGAGCTGCGCAGGCTCGTGCCGAAATACACCGACCTCGACCGCCAGCACGCGACCGACCTCGACATCCATCACGCCGCCGTCGAGCTCGCGATCGACGGCACGGCCGGCGCCAAGGCATTGCACAAGGCGCTCGACGAGCGTTACGCCGGCGCGATCCGCGCATTCGACAGCGCACAGGATGCGGATGACCTCCTTGCGCGCTGGAAGGATGCGCTGAAGAGCGGCGACATCCCGCCCGCCTACTGGGCGCTGATGACGCATCCACGCACGACGATGGCCGTGCGCCAGGCCGCGTTCGGCGACCTGCACATGCTGTCGCACCTGGTCGGCGCGGCCAATCGCGCCGATATCCGGCGGCTGGTCGCGCTGGAGGAGGAGAATGCGGCGCTGCACGCGAAGATCGACCGGCAGCAGGCGCGCCTGCAAGAAATGAGCGCGCAGCGCGACGCGGCGGTGCAGGAGCGGGATGCCCTCGTTGCGCGCCGGAACGCACAGCCGCCGGCGGCTGAAAGCGCATCGCGCGACGAAGTCCACGAACTGCGCGAGGCACTGGCCGCGCGCGATGAACGACTCGCGCTGCATACGAGCCGCCGCGAGGCGGCCGAGCAGCGGATCGCCGCGGAACAGGCGAGCGCACGCGCGATGCGCGCACGACTCGACGACCTGATGGCGATGGTGAAAACGCTGCGCGCCGAAGCGAGCGCGATCGAACAGGCGGTGCAGGCGTCGGCGGACGATCCCGCCGAACACGCGGCCGATCCGCTGTCGATCCTGCGGGGCACACGTCTGGTCTATGTCGGCGGGCGCCCGGGCTCGAACCGTGCGATCAGGCGGATCGTCGAAACGGCAGGCGGTGACGTGACGCTGCATGACGGCGGTATCGAGGATCGCAAGGGCCTGCTGGCCGCCGCGCTACCGGGCGCGCACATGGTCGTGTTCCCGGTCGACTGCATCGACCACGATTCGATGAACCTGCTCAAGCGCATCTGCGAACGCCACCACGTCGCGTACTACCCGCTGCGGACGGCCAGCGTCGCCAGCTTCGTCGAACTGATCGGGCGGCTCGATGCACAGGCACGCGACGTCATGGCGCCGGATGCCGCCGCCGGCGGCACGCCGCGCTTCTGCCTGCGGCACGGCTAG
- the motB gene encoding flagellar motor protein MotB — protein sequence MADHRSNPSKQSASAPLVVVRRKKGEDHDAHHGGAWKIAYADFVTAMMAFFLLMWLLGSVSKYDKQGIEDYFNTPLSTLLSGGKDAQAPRPSIVQGGGRDLSDPAPAIDAKAQPVPASSPAAAADIVDTQKLERLKAKLTAAIAQSPSLRAYQDQIRIAITHEGLRIEIVDSLKRPMFASGSSQPEGYATAILTQIGTALDDVDNRVSIAGHTDSTPYRDGPTGYSNWELSSDRANAARRALVAGGLREEKLLQVRGLADVLPLDRNVADEPTNRRISILVMNNAAEQAFFRDGGRTTVDESAGARAAVLPAALTRPH from the coding sequence ATGGCCGACCATCGCTCCAACCCGTCGAAACAGTCCGCATCGGCACCGCTCGTCGTCGTGCGCCGCAAGAAGGGCGAGGACCACGACGCCCACCACGGCGGCGCCTGGAAAATCGCCTACGCCGATTTCGTCACGGCGATGATGGCGTTCTTCCTGCTGATGTGGCTGCTCGGCTCGGTGTCCAAGTACGACAAGCAGGGGATCGAGGATTATTTCAACACGCCGCTGTCGACGCTCCTGTCCGGCGGGAAAGACGCACAGGCGCCGCGCCCGAGCATCGTGCAGGGTGGCGGCCGCGACCTGTCGGACCCGGCGCCGGCCATCGACGCGAAAGCGCAACCGGTGCCGGCCAGCTCGCCCGCGGCCGCTGCCGACATCGTCGATACGCAAAAGCTCGAGCGCCTGAAGGCGAAGCTGACCGCGGCGATTGCACAAAGCCCGTCATTGCGCGCGTACCAGGACCAGATCCGGATCGCGATCACTCACGAGGGCTTGCGCATCGAGATCGTCGATTCGCTCAAGCGCCCGATGTTCGCGTCGGGCAGTTCGCAACCCGAAGGGTATGCCACCGCGATCCTCACCCAGATCGGCACGGCACTCGACGATGTCGACAACCGCGTGTCGATTGCCGGCCATACCGATTCGACGCCGTATCGCGACGGCCCCACGGGTTATTCGAACTGGGAGCTCTCCAGCGATCGCGCGAACGCCGCGCGGCGCGCGCTGGTCGCGGGCGGATTGCGGGAGGAAAAGCTGCTCCAGGTGCGCGGGCTCGCGGATGTCCTGCCGCTCGACCGGAACGTCGCGGACGAGCCGACCAATCGCCGCATCAGCATCCTCGTGATGAACAATGCCGCCGAGCAGGCGTTCTTTCGGGACGGCGGCAGGACGACCGTGGACGAATCGGCCGGCGCCCGGGCCGCCGTGCTGCCGGCGGCGCTCACGCGGCCGCATTAG
- the motA gene encoding flagellar motor stator protein MotA — MFVAIGWIVVIGSVIGSFVGVGGHLPALLQPFELLCILGAALGAFVVSNPVATLKKTIKSLPTCFKGGGYTKQQYVELIALLYELLQKARKDGMMALEADVDAPEQSPLFQKYSHVLEDHHLLDFIVDYLRMMSGGNVNALEMQDLMDEELHTHHAEASVAANAIQKMADGLPAFGIVAAVMGVVHTMGSVGAPPAVLGKMIAGALVGTFLGILLAYGFVGPLADLLNAKGRAAAKPFQCVKAVLLASMSGYAPAVAVEFGRKVLFTADRPSFKELDEAVRATKSPRPA, encoded by the coding sequence ATGTTTGTAGCCATCGGGTGGATCGTCGTGATCGGATCGGTGATCGGCAGTTTTGTCGGCGTGGGCGGCCATTTGCCGGCCTTGCTGCAACCGTTCGAACTGCTGTGCATTTTGGGCGCCGCGCTGGGTGCGTTCGTCGTCAGCAATCCGGTCGCGACGCTGAAGAAGACGATCAAGAGCCTGCCGACCTGTTTCAAGGGCGGCGGCTATACGAAACAGCAATATGTCGAACTGATCGCGCTGCTGTACGAGCTGCTGCAGAAGGCGCGCAAGGACGGCATGATGGCGCTCGAGGCCGACGTCGACGCACCCGAACAAAGCCCGCTGTTCCAGAAGTATTCGCACGTGCTCGAAGACCATCACCTGCTCGACTTCATCGTCGATTATCTGCGGATGATGTCGGGCGGCAACGTGAACGCGCTGGAGATGCAGGACCTGATGGACGAAGAACTGCATACGCACCATGCGGAAGCGTCCGTCGCGGCCAACGCGATCCAGAAGATGGCGGACGGCCTGCCGGCGTTCGGCATCGTCGCGGCGGTGATGGGTGTCGTGCATACGATGGGCTCGGTCGGCGCGCCGCCCGCCGTGCTCGGCAAGATGATCGCCGGCGCGCTCGTCGGCACCTTCCTCGGCATCCTGCTCGCGTACGGCTTCGTCGGCCCGCTCGCGGATCTGCTCAATGCGAAGGGCCGCGCCGCGGCCAAGCCGTTCCAGTGCGTGAAGGCCGTGCTGCTCGCGTCGATGAGCGGCTACGCGCCGGCGGTGGCGGTGGAGTTCGGCCGCAAGGTGCTGTTCACGGCCGATCGCCCGAGCTTCAAGGAGCTCGACGAGGCCGTCCGCGCGACGAAGTCGCCCAGGCCCGCATAA